DNA sequence from the Limibacillus sp. genome:
CACCAGTGGCTCAAGAACCTTCTGATTTTCCTGCCGTTGATTGCTGCCCACAATGGGGAGCCCGCAGCCTGGCTGCTGGGGCTAGCGGGTTTCGTTTGCTTCAGCCTCGTGGCCTCCGGCGTCTATGTCATCAACGATCTCTGCGACCTTTCAGCGGACCGGGCTCATCCCCGAAAGCGGAACCGGCCCTTCGCATCGGGGGCCTTGGCCATAGGGACCGGGTTCATGCTGGCGCCGTCTCTCCTGGCCTTGGGGCTGCTGCTCGCGCTGCTTATCCTGCCAGGCGAGTTCACCCTGCTGTTGCTGGGCTACTTTGCCCTTACTTGCGCCTACTCGCTCTGGCTTAAGCGCATCGCGGTGTTGGACATCATCTTGCTGTCGGGTCTCTTCACCTGGCGGGTCTTGGCGGGCGGTATTGCCACCGGCATCCTGCTTTCGCCCTGGTTGCTGGCTTTCTCGACCTTCCTCTTCTTCTCCCTCGCTGCGGTCAAACGCCACGTCGAGATCGC
Encoded proteins:
- a CDS encoding UbiA family prenyltransferase, with product MQDPSSQVSTLRAVLAAMRPHQWLKNLLIFLPLIAAHNGEPAAWLLGLAGFVCFSLVASGVYVINDLCDLSADRAHPRKRNRPFASGALAIGTGFMLAPSLLALGLLLALLILPGEFTLLLLGYFALTCAYSLWLKRIAVLDIILLSGLFTWRVLAGGIATGILLSPWLLAFSTFLFFSLAAVKRHVEIADTAQRSQEAMKSGGTPERITGRGYRIDDLPLIRTLSVTSGLVAVLVVALYVNSDQVVMLYRTPEVLWLLCVILLFWITR